Proteins encoded in a region of the Desulforamulus hydrothermalis Lam5 = DSM 18033 genome:
- a CDS encoding 4Fe-4S dicluster domain-containing protein, with amino-acid sequence MSDATAKEKTTIKYDSEFTKKVYEMENGKWVKMCMQCGICPTTCALKDKMDLSPRRIIQLIRAGRKDEVLKANTMWLCTSCYTCACRCPRGVPMMDVMHDLRHLAVENGINHNSQAMAEVYAKDVSKRGRIWEGGLMLNYGLKIGLGNFMKMALDMQDVGKGLMLHRRLPLLPPKGVKNPGKLREVLNRAQEIAKKEGGH; translated from the coding sequence ATGTCTGACGCTACGGCAAAGGAGAAGACAACCATTAAGTATGATTCGGAATTTACCAAAAAGGTATATGAGATGGAAAACGGCAAGTGGGTAAAGATGTGCATGCAGTGCGGCATTTGCCCCACCACCTGTGCATTGAAAGATAAAATGGATCTTTCGCCCAGACGCATTATCCAGCTCATTCGGGCCGGCCGCAAGGATGAAGTGCTTAAGGCCAACACCATGTGGTTATGTACTTCGTGTTATACCTGTGCTTGCCGTTGCCCCCGCGGTGTTCCCATGATGGATGTGATGCATGACCTGCGTCATTTGGCGGTAGAGAACGGCATTAACCATAATTCGCAAGCCATGGCGGAAGTTTATGCAAAAGATGTATCCAAACGAGGGCGCATTTGGGAAGGCGGCTTGATGTTAAACTACGGTCTGAAAATCGGTTTGGGGAATTTCATGAAAATGGCTTTAGATATGCAGGATGTCGGCAAAGGTTTAATGCTGCATCGCCGCTTGCCGCTGTTGCCGCCTAAAGGAGTTAAAAACCCCGGCAAACTGCGTGAAGTGTTGAACAGAGCCCAGGAAATCGCCAAAAAGGAGGGTGGTCACTAG
- a CDS encoding YkgJ family cysteine cluster protein, with amino-acid sequence MLQQVELYSALGKAEQNNLFSQLEQIYAALPATSCEGCATCCKWGSPPAFFIEYLNLYRHVRDNMKDSWREILGKSTEYFYLELVDVNQKCPFLNDSNQCSVYSVRPFACRSYGLLSKQDFETGDRGLELLAKKFKDEYDLIIPQEIINYKLPWCGKVTSQTGTHLAKSTLAGLAAQIGALDYTFFPQELVDQEGTLLPFPVHLANTVLGSGARARKIKVMKQYVDQGSKELLQGFVEKAAAFQF; translated from the coding sequence ATGCTGCAGCAGGTTGAACTCTATTCTGCCCTGGGTAAAGCTGAACAAAACAACTTGTTTAGCCAACTGGAACAAATATATGCGGCTTTGCCCGCCACTTCCTGCGAAGGTTGTGCAACATGTTGCAAATGGGGTAGTCCGCCGGCCTTTTTTATTGAATACTTGAACTTGTACCGCCATGTCAGGGATAACATGAAAGATTCTTGGCGGGAAATTCTTGGAAAGTCGACTGAGTATTTTTATTTAGAACTGGTAGATGTTAATCAAAAATGCCCTTTTCTCAATGACAGCAATCAGTGTTCTGTTTACAGTGTGCGCCCGTTCGCCTGCCGCTCCTATGGCCTTTTATCCAAGCAAGACTTTGAAACCGGCGACCGCGGCCTTGAGTTGCTGGCCAAAAAATTTAAAGATGAGTATGATCTCATCATCCCCCAAGAAATTATTAACTATAAGCTTCCCTGGTGTGGCAAAGTGACTTCTCAAACCGGAACCCACCTGGCAAAATCTACTTTGGCGGGGTTAGCCGCACAAATCGGGGCTTTGGATTACACCTTTTTCCCACAGGAGTTGGTAGATCAGGAAGGAACTTTGCTGCCTTTTCCGGTTCATTTAGCAAATACTGTTTTAGGAAGCGGTGCCCGGGCTCGCAAAATAAAAGTAATGAAACAGTATGTTGATCAGGGCAGCAAGGAGTTATTGCAGGGCTTTGTTGAAAAAGCGGCTGCTTTTCAATTCTAA